A genomic segment from Euzebya rosea encodes:
- a CDS encoding MoaD/ThiS family protein, protein MASTTVRLPGVLRPAIGGVREVVVEGTTVRAAVEDLCRQHPTLTVRLFDEDGHLRRHVLCVHNGATTRLDDDLPLADGDELAILPAVSGG, encoded by the coding sequence GTGGCCAGCACGACGGTTCGGCTGCCGGGGGTGCTGCGCCCGGCCATCGGTGGGGTGCGCGAGGTGGTGGTCGAGGGGACGACAGTTCGTGCAGCGGTGGAGGACCTGTGCCGGCAGCACCCGACCCTGACCGTGCGGCTGTTCGACGAGGACGGCCACCTGCGACGCCACGTCCTGTGCGTCCACAACGGCGCGACGACCCGGCTGGACGACGACCTGCCGCTGGCCGACGGGGACGAGCTGGCGATCCTCCCGGCGGTGTCCGGAGGATGA
- a CDS encoding NADP-dependent oxidoreductase: MSTPETNRVWRLTERPTAAFSPDEHVELASQPVPELGDGQALVKVTHLSLDPTIRGWMQQDTYLPAIGIGEVVRSMGIGEVVESTSDRYPVGALVSGLTGWQEYVVAEERGAGAMQVLPEGTDPLVAISLFGPTGLAAYFGLLRVGELKEGDTVLVSGAAGATGSVVGQIAKLKGCRVIGTAGGPEKCAYVVDELGFDECVDYKADDVAKTLRSVIGPDGVDVYFDNVGGPLLEMALSNLALHARIVICGAISQYDGAAPKGPRNYSNLIVKRAKMEGFLIFDYAKEHPQAFADLGQWAAEGKVNAKVDLEHGIEAVPTAFTKLFTGGNVGKNAVAL, from the coding sequence ATGAGCACCCCCGAGACCAACCGGGTGTGGCGCCTGACCGAGCGCCCCACCGCCGCCTTCTCCCCGGACGAGCACGTCGAGCTCGCCAGCCAGCCCGTGCCCGAGCTCGGTGACGGCCAGGCCCTGGTGAAGGTCACCCACCTCTCCCTCGACCCGACCATCCGCGGCTGGATGCAGCAGGACACCTACCTGCCGGCCATCGGCATCGGCGAGGTCGTCCGCTCGATGGGCATCGGCGAGGTCGTCGAGTCCACGTCCGACAGGTACCCCGTGGGTGCGCTCGTCAGCGGCCTGACGGGCTGGCAGGAGTACGTCGTCGCCGAGGAGCGTGGCGCCGGCGCGATGCAGGTCCTCCCCGAGGGCACCGACCCGCTGGTCGCGATCTCGCTGTTCGGCCCCACCGGCCTGGCGGCCTACTTCGGCCTGCTGCGCGTCGGTGAGCTGAAGGAGGGCGACACGGTCCTGGTCAGCGGTGCGGCCGGGGCGACTGGCTCGGTCGTCGGGCAGATCGCCAAGCTGAAGGGCTGCCGGGTCATCGGCACGGCGGGCGGGCCCGAGAAGTGCGCCTACGTCGTCGACGAGCTCGGCTTCGACGAGTGCGTGGACTACAAGGCCGACGACGTCGCCAAGACGCTGCGGTCCGTGATCGGCCCCGACGGGGTCGACGTGTACTTCGACAACGTCGGTGGTCCGCTGCTGGAGATGGCGCTGTCCAACCTGGCGCTGCACGCCCGCATCGTGATCTGCGGCGCCATCTCGCAGTACGACGGTGCGGCGCCGAAGGGCCCGCGCAACTACTCCAACCTGATCGTGAAGCGCGCGAAGATGGAGGGTTTCCTCATCTTCGACTACGCCAAGGAGCACCCGCAGGCCTTCGCCGACCTCGGCCAGTGGGCCGCGGAGGGCAAGGTCAACGCCAAGGTCGACCTCGAGCACGGCATCGAGGCGGTCCCGACGGCCTTCACCAAGCTGTTCACCGGCGGCAACGTCGGCAAGAACGCCGTGGCCCTGTAG
- a CDS encoding MBL fold metallo-hydrolase, which produces MPLPNDGLRAVNVYMIEDGDGVTLVDSGWNGPEARAAIDRGLAVAGAELGDVHRMLITHMHYDHLGQADELRRAGAGEYWLGEEEKGSFTILVTDPVESRLERLDQLEAHGAVALAEKGRASDGAVKEPLTWQPPGRWVADGEQAPLSDGALTAILTPGHTRGHLCFLHGDRKVLFSGDHVLPHITPSIGFEPNTNRLALVDFLESQARVAALDVELVLPAHGEVFTDLPGRVDELTAHHDVRLDACRAALSEGGSSAFVVASRIGWTRRETPFEELNDFNKTLAVWETAAHLELLAVRGTVTRRVVDGTTTFTRA; this is translated from the coding sequence GTGCCGCTGCCCAACGACGGGCTGCGAGCCGTCAACGTCTACATGATCGAGGACGGTGACGGGGTGACGCTGGTCGACTCGGGCTGGAACGGCCCGGAGGCAAGGGCGGCCATCGACCGGGGCCTGGCCGTGGCCGGCGCCGAGCTCGGTGACGTGCACCGCATGCTGATCACCCACATGCACTACGACCACCTCGGGCAGGCCGACGAGCTGCGTCGCGCCGGCGCCGGTGAGTACTGGCTGGGTGAGGAGGAGAAGGGGAGCTTCACCATCCTCGTCACCGACCCGGTCGAGTCACGCCTGGAGCGGCTGGACCAGCTCGAGGCGCACGGCGCGGTCGCGCTGGCCGAGAAGGGTCGGGCCAGCGACGGGGCGGTGAAGGAGCCGCTGACCTGGCAGCCGCCCGGCCGGTGGGTGGCCGACGGCGAGCAGGCGCCGCTGTCGGACGGCGCGTTGACGGCGATCCTGACGCCCGGCCACACCCGCGGCCACCTGTGCTTCCTGCACGGCGACCGGAAGGTCCTGTTCTCCGGCGACCACGTGCTGCCACACATCACCCCGTCGATCGGCTTCGAGCCGAACACCAACCGGCTGGCGCTGGTGGACTTCCTGGAGTCCCAGGCGCGGGTGGCGGCGCTGGACGTCGAGCTGGTCCTGCCGGCCCACGGCGAGGTCTTCACCGACCTGCCGGGTCGGGTGGACGAGCTGACGGCCCATCACGACGTCCGGCTGGACGCCTGCCGGGCAGCGTTGTCGGAGGGCGGATCCTCCGCGTTCGTCGTGGCCAGCCGGATCGGCTGGACCCGCCGGGAGACCCCGTTCGAGGAGCTGAACGACTTCAACAAGACACTTGCGGTCTGGGAGACCGCCGCGCACCTCGAGCTGCTGGCCGTCCGCGGCACCGTGACCCGCCGGGTCGTCGACGGCACCACCACGTTCACCCGGGCCTGA
- a CDS encoding ACT domain-containing protein: MEILLRCQIPDVPGMLATLAGAIAETGGDIQAVEVVETAQEMAIDDLWVVTSDIASLVSALEAMQGVSVIHAGLSRGVPGDATARLATGIDTLMSGAMPVEDGLATLMGGLLRAASAEILPDAEWPSKKDRRQLALRVASGVLVLRREYKFLDVEIQRAHQVLAVCERAAAIAGGS; this comes from the coding sequence ATGGAGATCCTGCTGCGCTGCCAGATCCCCGACGTGCCGGGCATGTTGGCGACCCTCGCCGGTGCCATCGCCGAGACCGGCGGGGACATCCAGGCCGTCGAGGTGGTCGAGACCGCCCAGGAGATGGCCATCGACGACCTGTGGGTCGTGACCTCCGACATCGCCTCGCTCGTCTCGGCGCTCGAGGCCATGCAGGGGGTCAGCGTCATCCACGCCGGCCTGTCCAGGGGTGTGCCCGGCGACGCCACCGCACGGCTGGCCACCGGCATCGACACGCTGATGAGCGGCGCCATGCCGGTCGAGGACGGGCTGGCCACCCTGATGGGCGGCCTGCTGCGCGCCGCGTCGGCGGAGATCCTCCCCGACGCCGAGTGGCCGTCGAAGAAGGACCGCCGACAGCTGGCGCTGCGGGTCGCCTCGGGTGTGCTGGTCCTCCGACGCGAGTACAAGTTCCTCGACGTGGAGATCCAGCGAGCCCACCAGGTGCTCGCGGTGTGCGAACGAGCGGCGGCGATCGCCGGAGGAAGCTGA
- a CDS encoding ABC transporter ATP-binding protein, with amino-acid sequence MLDIDSLTKRYGDVVALDGCSFTVRPGRMLGFLGRNGAGKTTTMRAVFGLANPDSGEIRWDGHPITAADRRRFGYMPEERGLYPAMALTDQLVYFGRLHGMTAGEARAAADRWLADLDLADRAGDALQDLSQGNQQRVQLAAALLHDPELLVLDEPFNGLDPIGAATMARVLRERAAAGTAVMFSSHQLEVVEDLCEDVAIIDRGRVVVTGEVEALQAESPYRRVELDLSDQQAAALQDLDGVLESRFDGRHHVLKVRADVDITRLMAGVGTGLGGGQHFVYTTPSLTQIFTEAVSSPDQPASTTADRITHATIGGTR; translated from the coding sequence ATGCTCGACATCGACTCCCTCACCAAGCGCTACGGCGACGTCGTGGCCCTCGACGGCTGCAGCTTCACCGTCCGGCCCGGCCGCATGCTCGGGTTCCTCGGCCGCAACGGCGCCGGCAAGACCACGACGATGCGCGCGGTGTTCGGCCTGGCCAACCCCGACAGCGGCGAGATCCGCTGGGACGGCCACCCCATCACCGCCGCCGACCGGCGACGGTTCGGCTACATGCCCGAGGAGCGCGGGCTCTACCCCGCGATGGCGCTGACCGACCAGCTGGTCTACTTCGGCCGCCTGCACGGGATGACCGCCGGCGAGGCCCGCGCCGCCGCCGACCGCTGGCTGGCCGACCTCGACCTGGCCGACCGGGCCGGCGACGCGCTGCAGGACCTGTCGCAGGGCAACCAGCAGCGAGTGCAGCTCGCCGCGGCGCTGCTGCACGATCCCGAGCTGCTGGTGCTCGACGAACCCTTCAACGGCCTGGACCCGATCGGCGCGGCCACCATGGCGCGGGTCCTCCGCGAGCGGGCCGCCGCCGGGACGGCCGTGATGTTCTCCTCCCACCAGCTGGAGGTCGTGGAGGACCTGTGCGAGGACGTCGCCATCATCGACCGCGGCCGGGTCGTCGTCACCGGTGAGGTGGAGGCGCTGCAGGCCGAGTCGCCCTACCGCCGGGTCGAGCTCGACCTGTCCGACCAGCAGGCTGCCGCGCTGCAGGACCTCGACGGGGTGCTCGAGTCGCGCTTCGACGGCCGCCACCACGTCCTGAAGGTCCGCGCCGACGTCGACATCACCCGCCTGATGGCCGGTGTCGGGACGGGCCTCGGCGGCGGACAGCACTTCGTCTACACCACCCCGTCGTTGACCCAGATCTTCACCGAGGCGGTGTCGTCGCCGGACCAGCCGGCCTCGACCACCGCCGACCGCATCACCCACGCCACGATCGGCGGTACCCGATGA
- a CDS encoding CapA family protein, which yields MTRRSVPAARQAAPRTGGAVPRTGGAVPRTAGGTAALAVLALLFALLPALLSAGPAGAQPPERPTPEYYARRPDPPHRSFTLSATGDLLIHTPVRTTAARPDGSFDFGPQLAAVAPHLSAADVGLCHLEVPLDPDGPYSSYPRFNAPAQLATGIAGAGWDICSTASNHSADQGWPGLVQTLDALDAAGVAHRGMYRTEADSLAPVLYEVEGVAVGFLSATYGLNGLPAPGGHEWSVTRIDPAAILDRVRELRAAGADVVVVSLHWGNEYQHAPSAHQRDVAALLMTGGEVDALIGHHAHVVQPVEWISDRPVVYGLGNFLSGQRQSVTRRDGAIVTLSFAEDRDGWYVEALTAQPTWVTDGYAVVPARPEDGGTLGASATRTLGHLGVPLTPPLPPPA from the coding sequence ATGACGCGCCGTTCGGTCCCCGCCGCCCGGCAGGCAGCGCCGAGGACGGGCGGCGCGGTGCCCAGGACGGGCGGCGCGGTGCCCAGGACGGCCGGCGGCACGGCGGCGCTCGCCGTGCTGGCCCTGCTGTTCGCCCTGCTCCCGGCGTTGCTGTCGGCGGGGCCGGCAGGTGCCCAGCCCCCGGAGCGGCCCACCCCGGAGTACTACGCCCGGCGTCCCGACCCGCCCCACCGATCCTTCACGCTGTCGGCCACCGGGGACCTGCTGATCCACACGCCGGTCCGGACCACCGCCGCCCGGCCCGACGGCTCCTTCGACTTCGGCCCGCAGCTGGCGGCGGTGGCCCCGCACCTGTCGGCGGCCGACGTGGGGTTGTGCCACCTGGAGGTGCCGCTGGACCCCGACGGGCCGTACTCCAGCTACCCCCGGTTCAACGCCCCGGCCCAGCTGGCCACCGGGATCGCCGGTGCCGGGTGGGACATCTGCTCGACCGCCTCCAACCACTCCGCGGACCAGGGATGGCCGGGGCTGGTCCAGACCCTCGACGCCCTGGACGCCGCCGGCGTTGCCCACCGCGGCATGTACCGCACCGAGGCGGACTCGCTGGCCCCGGTGCTGTACGAGGTGGAGGGGGTGGCGGTCGGGTTCCTCTCGGCCACCTACGGCCTGAACGGGCTGCCTGCCCCGGGCGGCCACGAGTGGTCGGTGACCCGCATCGACCCGGCGGCGATCCTCGACCGGGTCCGCGAGCTGCGGGCGGCCGGCGCCGACGTGGTGGTCGTCAGCCTGCACTGGGGCAACGAGTACCAGCACGCCCCGTCGGCCCACCAGCGTGACGTCGCCGCCCTGCTGATGACCGGCGGGGAGGTCGACGCGTTGATCGGCCACCACGCCCACGTCGTGCAGCCGGTGGAGTGGATCAGCGACCGACCGGTCGTCTACGGGCTGGGCAACTTCCTGTCCGGGCAGCGGCAGTCGGTGACCCGACGGGACGGGGCGATCGTGACGTTGTCGTTCGCCGAGGACCGGGACGGCTGGTACGTCGAGGCGCTGACGGCCCAGCCGACGTGGGTGACCGATGGCTACGCCGTCGTGCCGGCGCGGCCGGAGGACGGTGGGACGCTGGGCGCCTCGGCAACCCGCACGCTCGGCCACCTCGGCGTGCCGCTGACGCCACCGCTGCCGCCGCCGGCGTGA
- a CDS encoding ABC transporter permease translates to MSSMSTLRLVIGRELRTRGTSKAYLFGMLAILVVLSAAIVIPSVLDDQTTTVEIGAVGSGNDDVLDLTRQLVIDRAGDDEVEFDVTTYADTDAARAGLADGEVELVLVDGTAILRESSSAFSNDDLEQRVQEAAATLALQDRLDGSGVELAEITSVLSSQPLEVRTVQGVADAAQDEARSLIAYAGMMMLYLAILIFGAWTLQGVTEEKSSRVVEVLLATVEPWQLLAGKVIGIGLLGLAQFGITVAWAMTLIRVTGALNLPVIPVDSAVTLVVWFVLGFALYSTMFATAGALVGRSEDAQSVAFPVSMTAIVGFFVSFQALSEPAGVLARVTTFVPFMSPFVVPIRVAFQEITVWEQLLAVAVTAGLVVVLIRIAARVYAGGALHFAGRLGLRAAWTGARETSRS, encoded by the coding sequence ATGAGCAGCATGTCCACCCTCCGCCTCGTCATCGGCCGCGAGCTGCGCACCCGCGGCACGTCGAAGGCCTACCTGTTCGGCATGCTCGCCATCCTCGTGGTGCTGAGCGCGGCCATCGTCATCCCGTCGGTGCTCGACGACCAGACGACCACCGTCGAGATCGGCGCGGTCGGCAGCGGCAACGACGACGTGCTCGACCTGACCCGCCAGCTGGTCATCGACCGGGCCGGCGACGACGAGGTCGAGTTCGACGTGACCACCTACGCCGACACCGACGCCGCCCGGGCCGGCCTGGCCGACGGCGAGGTCGAGCTGGTCCTCGTCGACGGCACCGCCATCCTCCGCGAGAGCTCCAGCGCCTTCTCCAACGACGACCTCGAGCAGCGTGTGCAGGAGGCCGCCGCCACCCTCGCGCTGCAGGACCGGCTGGACGGCAGCGGCGTGGAGCTGGCCGAGATCACCTCGGTGCTGTCCTCCCAGCCGCTGGAGGTCCGGACCGTGCAGGGCGTCGCCGATGCGGCGCAGGACGAGGCGCGCAGCCTCATCGCCTACGCCGGCATGATGATGCTGTACCTAGCGATCCTGATCTTCGGGGCCTGGACGCTGCAGGGCGTCACCGAGGAGAAGTCCAGCCGGGTCGTCGAGGTCCTGCTGGCCACCGTCGAGCCGTGGCAGCTGCTGGCCGGCAAGGTCATCGGCATCGGCCTGCTCGGCCTGGCGCAGTTCGGCATCACCGTGGCATGGGCCATGACCCTCATCCGGGTGACGGGCGCGTTGAACCTGCCGGTCATCCCCGTGGACTCCGCCGTGACGTTGGTCGTGTGGTTCGTGCTCGGGTTCGCGCTGTACTCCACGATGTTCGCCACGGCCGGCGCGCTGGTCGGCCGGTCGGAGGACGCCCAGTCGGTGGCCTTCCCCGTCTCCATGACAGCGATCGTCGGGTTCTTCGTGTCGTTCCAGGCGCTCAGCGAGCCGGCCGGCGTGCTGGCCCGGGTGACGACGTTCGTGCCGTTCATGTCGCCGTTCGTCGTGCCCATCCGGGTGGCGTTCCAGGAGATCACGGTCTGGGAGCAGCTGCTGGCCGTCGCCGTCACCGCCGGGCTGGTCGTGGTGCTGATCCGCATCGCCGCCCGTGTCTACGCCGGGGGTGCGCTGCACTTCGCCGGCCGGCTGGGCCTGCGCGCGGCATGGACCGGCGCACGGGAGACGTCGCGTTCCTGA
- a CDS encoding response regulator — MTDVAGELIEVVLVDDQQLVRSGLRMILESEPDIAVVGEGGDGREGVRLARTLRPHVVLMDIQMPVMDGLAATEAIGELPDPPKVVVLTTFERDDYVFRALRQGASGFLLKNAPPTQLIDAVRVVAAGDSLLSPSITRRLIQAFADGPAPVEHDPALDLLTDREREVLGLLATGRSNAEIAEDLVVGEATVKTHVSRVFDKLGVRDRVQAVVWAHEHGVTG, encoded by the coding sequence GTGACCGACGTGGCCGGCGAGCTGATCGAGGTGGTGCTGGTCGACGACCAGCAGCTGGTCCGGTCGGGGCTGCGGATGATCCTCGAGTCCGAGCCCGACATCGCCGTCGTCGGCGAGGGCGGGGACGGCCGCGAGGGCGTGCGGCTGGCACGGACACTCCGCCCCCACGTGGTGCTGATGGACATCCAGATGCCGGTCATGGACGGGCTGGCCGCCACCGAGGCCATCGGCGAGCTGCCCGACCCGCCGAAGGTCGTCGTCCTGACCACCTTCGAGCGGGACGACTACGTCTTCCGGGCCTTGCGGCAGGGGGCCAGCGGGTTCCTGCTCAAGAACGCCCCGCCGACCCAGCTGATCGACGCGGTGCGAGTCGTCGCGGCCGGCGACTCGCTGCTGTCCCCGTCGATCACCCGACGGCTGATCCAGGCGTTCGCCGACGGCCCTGCCCCCGTCGAGCACGACCCGGCGCTGGACCTGCTGACCGACCGGGAACGCGAGGTGCTCGGCCTGCTGGCGACCGGCCGCTCCAACGCCGAGATCGCCGAGGACCTCGTCGTGGGCGAGGCGACGGTCAAGACCCACGTGTCGCGCGTCTTCGACAAGCTCGGCGTCCGCGACCGCGTGCAGGCCGTCGTCTGGGCCCACGAGCACGGCGTCACCGGCTGA
- a CDS encoding sensor histidine kinase encodes MTSAAAPVLPPLTTAERRPSRVDLAVFAAMLLLGLLGIFLSHDLLDDDELGRLPMWADYVAFVLVIVPVPVRRMAPAAVCLYVGVGFAVFRLLEVPEGAVSTVALFMAIHAAGAHVPDPTRRTWSRAIALAAGFLALFVQLAGDVELVGFETVVGLLFSVGINAGFYVAAWVLGDRDRHQRIDRAELSRRAEQLATEREARAQQAVVAERVRIARELHDVVAHHVSVMGVQAAAARHVMAKDPERAAEALGTVESSARQAVEELQRLVGILREAPSDGIDAPQPTLDGLPALVDTLAEAGLPVELREIGRSPAVPDSVGLSAHRIVQEALTNVMRHAPGAETTVVLTHLAGVLQVEVVNGPAPAGATPAGPGGGRGLLGMRERAAMLGGTIEAGPLPRGGYRVAATLPLPGGATTGAIGAHVVPGRGSARSGPHSPAASGVNDTTDEGSTRLDEEVTR; translated from the coding sequence ATGACCAGCGCCGCCGCCCCCGTCCTCCCGCCGTTGACGACCGCCGAGCGTCGCCCCTCCCGGGTCGACCTCGCGGTGTTCGCGGCGATGCTGCTGCTGGGCCTGCTCGGCATCTTCCTGTCCCACGACCTGCTCGACGACGACGAGCTCGGCCGCCTGCCGATGTGGGCCGATTACGTCGCGTTCGTGCTGGTGATCGTGCCGGTGCCGGTCCGCCGCATGGCGCCGGCGGCCGTCTGCCTGTACGTCGGTGTCGGCTTCGCGGTCTTCCGGCTGCTGGAGGTGCCCGAGGGTGCCGTGTCCACCGTGGCGTTGTTCATGGCCATCCATGCCGCCGGGGCCCACGTGCCCGACCCGACCCGCCGCACCTGGTCGCGGGCCATCGCCCTCGCCGCAGGCTTCCTCGCCCTCTTCGTGCAGCTGGCCGGCGACGTGGAGCTGGTCGGGTTCGAGACGGTCGTCGGGCTGCTGTTCTCCGTCGGCATCAACGCCGGCTTCTACGTCGCGGCGTGGGTGCTGGGCGACCGGGATCGCCACCAGCGGATCGACCGGGCCGAGCTGTCGCGACGCGCCGAGCAGCTGGCCACCGAACGCGAGGCCAGGGCGCAGCAGGCGGTCGTGGCCGAGCGGGTCCGGATCGCCCGCGAGCTGCACGACGTCGTCGCCCACCACGTCAGCGTCATGGGGGTGCAGGCTGCGGCGGCACGGCACGTCATGGCGAAGGACCCCGAGCGCGCAGCCGAGGCGCTGGGGACCGTGGAGTCCTCGGCCCGGCAGGCGGTGGAGGAGCTGCAGCGCCTGGTCGGCATCCTGCGGGAGGCGCCGTCGGACGGCATCGACGCACCCCAGCCGACCCTCGACGGCCTGCCCGCGCTGGTGGACACCCTGGCCGAGGCGGGGCTGCCCGTGGAGCTGCGCGAGATCGGCCGGTCCCCCGCCGTGCCGGACTCCGTCGGCCTGTCCGCCCATCGGATCGTGCAGGAGGCGCTGACCAACGTGATGCGGCATGCGCCGGGGGCCGAGACGACCGTCGTGCTGACCCACCTCGCCGGGGTGCTGCAGGTCGAGGTGGTCAACGGGCCGGCCCCGGCCGGTGCCACGCCGGCTGGTCCGGGCGGGGGCCGTGGGCTGCTCGGGATGCGCGAGCGGGCGGCGATGCTCGGCGGGACGATCGAGGCCGGCCCCCTCCCCCGCGGTGGCTACCGGGTCGCCGCGACCCTCCCCCTCCCCGGCGGCGCGACAACCGGCGCGATCGGGGCCCACGTCGTCCCTGGGCGAGGTTCGGCACGATCGGGGCCCCATTCTCCGGCGGCCTCTGGGGTGAACGACACGACGGACGAGGGTTCGACACGCCTCGACGAGGAGGTGACGCGGTGA
- a CDS encoding WD40/YVTN/BNR-like repeat-containing protein: MGTTLGVGTDKGGWLLRSDDRRSWTVEGPFFTGWQVTAFGTTPAGDYLAGTASGWFGPAVHRSTDLEEWTQVVDGPAFPAEDPTGTKPKVERIWHFSTDPTGRIWCGVAQAGLFTSDDDGVTWQPVEAYNTHPTRPKWIPGAGGMCLHRVLTDDQRIWAAASSIGVLRSDDGGASFTPANRGVEGVDPDGADDGIGTCVHAVVADPDDPDTIWRQDHSGVYRTTDGADSWQRIEQGLPASFGFPIVRDAGSGSLFVMPLEADVNRTPVEGRFAAYRSTDGGESWQASGVGWPDEPTYDTVLRGAMAVDGDGGVYAGTTGGRLWATDDAGDSWHELPGTFPRIHAVAVL; encoded by the coding sequence ATGGGGACAACGCTCGGAGTGGGGACGGACAAGGGCGGGTGGCTGCTGCGCAGCGACGACCGCCGCAGCTGGACGGTCGAGGGGCCGTTCTTCACCGGATGGCAGGTGACCGCCTTCGGCACGACCCCGGCGGGTGACTACCTCGCAGGGACCGCGTCGGGCTGGTTCGGCCCGGCGGTGCACCGCTCGACGGACCTGGAGGAGTGGACCCAGGTCGTCGACGGGCCGGCGTTCCCCGCCGAGGACCCGACGGGCACCAAGCCCAAGGTCGAGCGGATCTGGCACTTCTCCACCGACCCGACGGGGCGGATCTGGTGCGGTGTCGCCCAGGCGGGGTTGTTCACCAGCGACGACGACGGCGTCACCTGGCAGCCGGTCGAGGCCTACAACACCCATCCCACCCGGCCGAAGTGGATCCCCGGCGCCGGCGGCATGTGCCTGCACCGGGTCCTGACCGACGACCAGCGGATCTGGGCAGCGGCCTCCTCCATCGGCGTGCTGCGCAGCGACGACGGCGGCGCGTCGTTCACCCCGGCAAACCGCGGGGTGGAGGGGGTCGACCCGGACGGGGCCGACGACGGGATCGGCACGTGCGTGCATGCCGTGGTGGCCGACCCCGACGATCCCGACACGATCTGGCGGCAGGACCACTCGGGGGTGTACCGCACCACCGACGGCGCCGACTCGTGGCAGCGGATCGAGCAGGGCCTCCCGGCCAGCTTCGGATTCCCCATCGTGCGGGACGCGGGGTCGGGCAGCCTGTTCGTGATGCCGCTGGAGGCCGACGTCAACCGCACCCCGGTGGAGGGGCGCTTCGCGGCCTACCGCTCGACCGACGGTGGGGAGTCCTGGCAGGCCTCCGGCGTCGGCTGGCCCGACGAACCGACCTACGACACGGTCCTGCGCGGGGCGATGGCCGTCGACGGGGACGGCGGGGTGTACGCCGGCACGACCGGCGGGCGGCTGTGGGCGACCGACGACGCGGGCGACTCGTGGCACGAGCTGCCCGGCACCTTCCCGCGCATCCACGCGGTCGCGGTCCTGTAG
- a CDS encoding redoxin domain-containing protein gives MSRVLAVAALLLVIGLVVMAVRAQRGDDDQIALATPTTPMPPTPTPAPSPRAGQTAAVPASAASDIRTATPATPTPRDEPPDAPTPPGPPISNEGPHPELRDIDGWLQSDVTSLEELRGKVVVVEFWTFGCINCQRTLPNLIQLYGSHSRDDLEFVGIHSPEFAHEADVDNIVAAAADLGVTWPIALDTDKRTFHHWQEGTTAYWPRTYVLDRDGNIRFDHIGEGRYDELNETVARLIADPTL, from the coding sequence ATGTCGCGTGTGCTTGCCGTTGCAGCGCTCCTCCTCGTGATCGGGCTGGTGGTGATGGCCGTGCGGGCGCAGCGCGGGGACGACGACCAGATCGCGCTGGCGACGCCGACCACTCCGATGCCGCCGACCCCCACGCCGGCGCCGAGCCCCAGAGCCGGCCAGACCGCCGCGGTCCCCGCATCCGCCGCCTCCGACATCCGCACCGCCACCCCGGCGACCCCCACGCCGAGGGACGAGCCACCGGACGCTCCCACCCCACCCGGGCCGCCGATCTCCAACGAGGGACCACATCCCGAGCTGCGAGACATCGACGGGTGGCTGCAGAGCGACGTCACGTCGCTGGAGGAGCTGCGGGGCAAGGTCGTGGTCGTCGAGTTCTGGACCTTCGGCTGCATCAACTGCCAGCGGACTCTCCCGAACCTCATCCAGCTGTACGGCTCCCACTCCCGTGACGACCTGGAGTTCGTCGGCATCCACTCCCCCGAGTTCGCCCACGAAGCCGACGTCGACAACATCGTCGCTGCTGCCGCTGACCTCGGGGTGACATGGCCGATCGCCCTGGACACCGACAAGCGCACCTTCCACCACTGGCAGGAGGGGACGACCGCCTACTGGCCACGCACCTACGTCCTCGACCGCGACGGCAACATCCGCTTCGATCACATCGGTGAGGGCCGGTACGACGAGCTCAACGAGACGGTGGCACGGCTCATCGCCGATCCGACGCTGTAG
- a CDS encoding DUF2945 domain-containing protein has translation MADYRVGQDVEWDWGDGTGSGTVKQIYTERVEKTIAGTEVVRDADEDNPAYLVEQDDGDRVLKSQSELRKA, from the coding sequence ATGGCGGACTACCGAGTCGGACAGGACGTGGAGTGGGACTGGGGGGACGGCACCGGCTCCGGGACCGTCAAGCAGATCTACACCGAGCGCGTGGAGAAGACGATCGCCGGTACCGAGGTCGTGAGGGACGCCGATGAGGACAACCCCGCCTACCTCGTCGAGCAGGACGACGGCGACCGCGTGCTGAAGTCACAGTCCGAGCTCCGCAAGGCCTGA